The following coding sequences are from one Rhipicephalus microplus isolate Deutch F79 chromosome 3, USDA_Rmic, whole genome shotgun sequence window:
- the LOC119161064 gene encoding uncharacterized protein LOC119161064: MSSQNANARFSRRDAREKTRERSRRLRSENRTKITKSIGTAFCALREVRSTARKTLANVKSVVENISNKCLPGARTRTRYRLPPGPYSPLHCQTPVKLYSPFGIETPSPATPHRRTPSCRTPKTRALGTPARKLREELKEIEAGIGELHTVAEKVSKRHAKKT, translated from the exons ATGTCGTCCCAAAACGCGAACGCGCGGTTTTCGCGAAGAGACGCGCGGGAGAAGACGCGAGAAAGGTCGAGGAGACTGCGAAGCGAAAACCGAACCAAGATCACCAAGTCGATCGGGACGGCCTTCTGCGCCCTCAGAGAGGTCCGAAGCACGGCACGCAAGACACTGGCGAACGTCAAATCTGTGGTCGAAAACATCTCCAAC AAATGCCTACCGGGAGCTCGTACCCGTACAAGGTACCGTCTTCCTCCAGGGCCGTACTCTCCCTTGCACTGCCAGACGCCCGTCAAGTTGTACTCACCTTTTGGCATTGAGACGCCCAGTCCTGCCACACCTCATCGCAGGACACCCAGTTGCCGGACACCCAAAAC GCGTGCATTGGGAACGCCCGCCAGGAAGTTGAGAGAGGAATTGAAAGAGATCGAGGCGGGTATCGGAGAGCTGCACACGGTGGCCGAGAAGGTCTCCAAGAGACACGCCAAGAAGACTTGA
- the LOC119173773 gene encoding required for meiotic nuclear division protein 1 homolog isoform X2: MLFSLRDPYLWPCSHTTSRSSSSLPIKTRLARKKPAPEAPVSSLTAVAYSTAEEYDLKSILNALKEQGLYKEKVISEDLDDVLYASAKYQVSEESRELFIFREGSVVFWNFPEIERKAVLKFLKPHEEHSYSPSLVNQEVEALEFTYHENKTKFHDGSIYLSRDGEGDLEKYTFSSGLALSVKLAIWEASLDSYVMSIEDIIEDMKQGRTIRMTREQVFRKTGELFSLRHLINLSSDLLDTPDFYWDRPTLESLYVKVIKYMNINRRTKVMNEKLTHCCELMELLSHHLEDKHHVRLEVMIIVLIMVEVLFECVHYASKFMPPTSTKSGQSKDALSFPHVYADIGTECSKSARAACGHS, from the exons atgttgttttcattacGAGATCCGTATTTGTGGCCGTGTAGTCACACGACGTCCCGCAGCTCGTCGTCGCTGCCAATAAAGACGAGACTTGCACGGAAGAAGCCTGCTCCAGAAGCTCCAGTG AGTTCACTGACGGCCGTGGCATACAGCACAGCCGAAGAGTATGATCTGAAGTCCATCTTGAACGCACTGAAAGAGCAAGGTCTGTACAAGGAAAAGGTCATCTCTGAAGACTTGGACGATGTTCTCTATGCCTCGGCCAAGTATCAAGTGAGCGAAGAGTCAAGGGAGCTTTTCATCTTTAG ggaAGGATCAGTTGTCTTTTGGAATTTCCCAGAAATAGAG AGGAAGGCTGTGCTGAAGTTTCTGAAGCCACACGAGGAACACTCCTACAGCCCATCGCTTGTAAACCAGGAGGTTGAAGCTTTGGAATTTACATACCACGA AAACAAGACGAAGTTTCATGATGGCAGCATCTACCTCAGCAGAGATGGCGAGGGTGACCTGGAGAAGTACACATTTTCAAGCGGGCTTGCTCTCTCCG TGAAACTGGCTATCTGGGAGGCATCACTGGATAGTTATGTAATGAGTATTGAAGACATCATTGAG GACATGAAGCAAGGCAGGACGATTAGGATGACCAGGGAGCAAGTTTTTCGAAAGACTGGAGAGCTCTTCTCTCTCAG GCACCTGATCAACCTGAGCTCTGACCTTCTGGACACTCCCGATTTCTACTGGGACCGGCCGACTTTGGAGAGCCTCTACGTGAAAGTCATCAAGTACATGAACATTAACAGGCGAACAAAG GTGATGAATGAGAAGTTGACGCATTGTTGTGAGCTGATGGAATTGCTGAGCCACCACCTGGAGGACAAGCACCACGTCCGGCTAGAAGTCATGATCATCGTGCTCATTATGGTCGAG GTGCTGTTTGAGTGCGTCCACTACGCTTCGAAATTCAT GCCTCCGACAAGCACCAAGAGCGGGCAAAGTAAGGACGCCCTTTCTTTCCCTCATGTATATGCGGACATTGGTACCGAATGTTCGAAGAGCGCGCGCGCTGCATGCGGGCACTCCTAA
- the LOC119173783 gene encoding 60S ribosome subunit biogenesis protein NIP7 homolog — translation MRPLTSEETRTFFDKLSKYISENIKLLIDRPDGTYCFRLHKDRVYYVSEKIMKLANNVARENLISMGTCFGKFTKSGKFHLHVTALDYMAPYAKQKVWLKPSAEQQFLYGHHVLKSGLARITESTNTYDGVVVYSMSDIPLGFGVAAKSTQECRRADPMTIVVFHQADVGEYIRSEDTLT, via the exons ATGCGTCCGCTCACGAGCGAAGAAACTCGAACATTTTTCGACAAGCTCTCCAAATA CATATCTGAGAATATCAAGCTTCTCATTGACAGGCCAGATGGCACTTACTGTTTTAGGCTCCATAAAGACAGAGTCTATTACGTAAG CGAAAAGATCATGAAGCTGGCCAACAACGTAGCTCGGGAGAACCTCATCAGCATGGGCACTTGCTTCGGCAAGTTCACCAAGTCTGGCAAGTTTCACTTGCACGTCACCGCCCTGGATTACATGGCACCGTATGCGAAA CAAAAGGTGTGGCTCAAACCAAGCGCAGAACAGCAGTTCCTGTATGGCCACCACGTGCTCAAGTCTGGTCTTGCAAGGATCACTGAGAGTACCAACACGTACGACGGTGTGGTAGTCTACTCCATGAGTGACATTCCCCTG GGTTTCGGTGTTGCAGCAAAGTCCACGCAAGAGTGCAGGCGTGCAGACCCTATGACCATCGTGGTCTTCCACCAGGCTGATGTGGGAGAGTACATTCGCTCTGAAGACACCCTCACGTGA
- the LOC119173773 gene encoding required for meiotic nuclear division protein 1 homolog isoform X1 → MASAQFARFSRRALICLGVTRNVASLTGDSTSLHMLFSLRDPYLWPCSHTTSRSSSSLPIKTRLARKKPAPEAPVSSLTAVAYSTAEEYDLKSILNALKEQGLYKEKVISEDLDDVLYASAKYQVSEESRELFIFREGSVVFWNFPEIERKAVLKFLKPHEEHSYSPSLVNQEVEALEFTYHENKTKFHDGSIYLSRDGEGDLEKYTFSSGLALSVKLAIWEASLDSYVMSIEDIIEDMKQGRTIRMTREQVFRKTGELFSLRHLINLSSDLLDTPDFYWDRPTLESLYVKVIKYMNINRRTKVMNEKLTHCCELMELLSHHLEDKHHVRLEVMIIVLIMVEVLFECVHYASKFMPPTSTKSGQSKDALSFPHVYADIGTECSKSARAACGHS, encoded by the exons ATGGCGAGCGCGCAATTTGCGCGTTTTTCTCGACGAGCACTAATATGTCTCGGGGTAACAAGGAATGTCGCATCATTGACAG GAGACTCCACAAGtctgcatatgttgttttcattacGAGATCCGTATTTGTGGCCGTGTAGTCACACGACGTCCCGCAGCTCGTCGTCGCTGCCAATAAAGACGAGACTTGCACGGAAGAAGCCTGCTCCAGAAGCTCCAGTG AGTTCACTGACGGCCGTGGCATACAGCACAGCCGAAGAGTATGATCTGAAGTCCATCTTGAACGCACTGAAAGAGCAAGGTCTGTACAAGGAAAAGGTCATCTCTGAAGACTTGGACGATGTTCTCTATGCCTCGGCCAAGTATCAAGTGAGCGAAGAGTCAAGGGAGCTTTTCATCTTTAG ggaAGGATCAGTTGTCTTTTGGAATTTCCCAGAAATAGAG AGGAAGGCTGTGCTGAAGTTTCTGAAGCCACACGAGGAACACTCCTACAGCCCATCGCTTGTAAACCAGGAGGTTGAAGCTTTGGAATTTACATACCACGA AAACAAGACGAAGTTTCATGATGGCAGCATCTACCTCAGCAGAGATGGCGAGGGTGACCTGGAGAAGTACACATTTTCAAGCGGGCTTGCTCTCTCCG TGAAACTGGCTATCTGGGAGGCATCACTGGATAGTTATGTAATGAGTATTGAAGACATCATTGAG GACATGAAGCAAGGCAGGACGATTAGGATGACCAGGGAGCAAGTTTTTCGAAAGACTGGAGAGCTCTTCTCTCTCAG GCACCTGATCAACCTGAGCTCTGACCTTCTGGACACTCCCGATTTCTACTGGGACCGGCCGACTTTGGAGAGCCTCTACGTGAAAGTCATCAAGTACATGAACATTAACAGGCGAACAAAG GTGATGAATGAGAAGTTGACGCATTGTTGTGAGCTGATGGAATTGCTGAGCCACCACCTGGAGGACAAGCACCACGTCCGGCTAGAAGTCATGATCATCGTGCTCATTATGGTCGAG GTGCTGTTTGAGTGCGTCCACTACGCTTCGAAATTCAT GCCTCCGACAAGCACCAAGAGCGGGCAAAGTAAGGACGCCCTTTCTTTCCCTCATGTATATGCGGACATTGGTACCGAATGTTCGAAGAGCGCGCGCGCTGCATGCGGGCACTCCTAA